acaagtagatagagaggcaggcagagagagagagagggaagcaggctccctgctcagcagagagcccgatgtgggactcgatcccaggaccctgagatcatgacctgagccgaaggcagcagcttaacccacgcTCAGATACATTCTTATAAATAAACCAAtggagggcccctgggtggctcagtccgttcaacatctgccttcagtcagatgcatataaatatatacacatacatatgtgtgtgtctgtgtatatacatacatacatatgatgtcttctttatccatacatgtatatgtatatgtatacatatacacatatatgtgtgtatatatatatacacacaatacaaGCAGAcatataaaatggagtattattcagccataaagagaaatggaatcttgccatttgtaacaacatgaatggagctagagagtataatgctaagtgaagtcagtcagagaaagacaaatactgtatgatttaacttctatgtggaatttaagaaacaaaacaaaaagcaaaaggggaaaaaagagatagaGGCCACCCACAAAACAGACTCTTTAACtttagagaataaactgatggttaccagaggggaagtgggtgggtgaAACAGGAGATCAgaattaaggaaggcacttgttatgaccactgagtgttgtatggaagcgttgaatcactacattgtacacctgaaactaacagaacACTGTGTGTTACctacctggaattaaaattaaaacttgtaAAAAAAGGAACGTAACAATCTTTATTGCTTGTGTCCCTTAGAGCCAGGGTTACTTTCTTTTAGCAGAAACAAAGCTTTTTTCACTAATTAAGATAAATTGTTTCACCATCATCTCAAACTGCTACAGTGTAGTAATTGCTGATAGTGCCTTTGCAGAGACACAGTCTACCAGTGAGACCGCTCTTGTAAATTACCAAATTAGGTGTAAAAGATCCGCTTCTCCCATGTTTCATAGTAGGCTTACTTTTGAAGTGCATGTATGGAATTGGCAGTATTATGTCTCTGTGACTACAGACTTATTTGGATCCTCTCCACAATCCATCCaacttctttacttttcttcttcctggaatATCCCCCCAAAATCACTGTATGCCCTCCCTCAGATTCAGCACTATGGACCTGACCAAAGAAACTGAGCTTGATAATGGAATTCATTTCTGAAACATCACAGAGCTATTCAAAGAACAAATCAAGTTTCAACCCAAAGTTAAGATGAATTTACCCATTAAGTTCTCTAGTCATTCTAGAACTTGGTGATGCAAGAATCAGACATTCTGGCTCACCCAGTATTTCTGTCACTGATTCATTCTAGAAATCCCAGTCCATTCAGACGACACAGTCACAGAAGAGAAGGTGTTCTATTTATGAGTTTCCTCAAGGCTCCCTTCATGTCCCTgttcctcaggctgtagatgaaggGGTTCATCATCTGAGGGACAACAGTGTACATCATTGAAACCACTGCAGTGTTTCTGAAAGAGGTAGTAAGAGCAGAACTAATGTATACCCCAAAAGCTGTCCCATAGAACAAAGATACAACTGACAGGTGAGACCAACAGGTTGAAAAAGCTTTATACTTTCCACCTGCTGATGGCATTCTCAAAACAGAGCACACTATCTGAGTGTAAGAGAAAATGATTCCACACACAGGAATGCCACCAAATATGCTAGTTGCAAAATATATCAGGATGTTATTGATGAGGGTATCAGAACATGCAAGCTTGATGACCTGAACAACTtcacagaagaagagagggatTTCAAGGTCTGTGCAGAAGGTCAGTTGCAACAACATCAGACTGTGCATCAGGGCATCCACAATGCTAATAAACAGGGAGAGAAGTATCAAGAGGCCACAGAGGCGGGAGTTCATAATGACTGTGTACCTCAGTGGATAACAAATGGCCacgtagcggtcataggccattgCTGAAAGAATACAACTATCCAAACTTGCAAAAACCAGGACAAAGCAGACCTGTGTGAGGCAGCCTGTGTAAGTGATGCTCTGGTTCTGTGTTTGGATGTTCATCAGCATCTTTGGGACTGTGGTTGTGCTTAAGCAGATGTCAGTAAAGGACaggttggagaggaagaagtacatgggggtgtggaggtgggagtcAGAGATGACAGCCAGGATGATGAGCAGGTTTCCTATGACAGTGACCAGGTACACAGACAGGAACAGGCTGAAGACAAGGGGCTGCAGTTCTGGATCCTCTGTCACTTCCAGGAGAAGAAATTCTAAAATGTCTGTTTCATTTCTGGGTTCCATACTGTTGATGAATGTGATGGAAATGATATGGCAACAGACAATGAAATGTCAGCCCCTAGGCAAGCAGCAGGAGTATCACCAAGCACAAGCACCTTGTTGGGAAAGGAAAACATCCAATGGAGAGATGCCTTCTCTGTgcatattattttgttattttgaaaaaagatctAAAGTGAATAAAGCAGTGAGTCAAGATTTGTTAATTCTGGAAAGGGTTGGggaatcatcatttttaaaattagactaTTCTTTAATTTGGTAACTTCACTAGAAGAAATGGGTAGTGAGACTGTCTGGATCTCCACTCCCTTCTGCAGAGACCTCACAGTATGGCAACAGAGATTAATACAACAGTATGTTAAAAACCCACAACTGGAAGATACAGGGAAACTGCCCAAGCCAACTCCCAGAAACCAGTAGAAAGATTAAGCAAAGGTTATAATAACAATCATCCTATTTGCAAATGCACATGTTCCTGCTGAGAAGGAAAAGTGTCTTTCTCcttacagaaagaagaaagaaactgacagAATGATAACTATTTGGGGACTGGAGGAAAGGTACAaggaaacaaatcaagaaaatagaagacaggCAGGAAGCAAATGGATGTCTTGATTCCACACATATCCTCACAATTTCTGCTGGATAAACTTGTAGTAAAAATATATGCCCTCATTTCCAAACATTAACTAAGGGACATCAGGTTACCTAGGTGACATCACTGTGGAATGATACAGGACATCTCTGTTAGATGCTGGATGATGGAGACTGGTGCTCCACCtgcagaaagaggaaagggatggAGTGAAGCATCAGGCTCCTGGGCAAGAGAGATCATCATCAGGGTGAGGCACAGATATCTATTTCTTTCCTGGGGCAGGGCTGTTGAGCGAGGCTGTCACAATTTATAGTCTCTGTACCTCTGGAGAATCAATATTCAAAGCTCTTCATTAACTGAACAATTATATCTTCATTCTGATCCCAGGGCGGTGCAAATTCTTTTCAGACTAAAGCAGTAGAATTGAGGAATTCAAGATGGTTGATACCCTGATGCAATGAGTCCATCACCACTCATTTCTCCACCTGTTTCTGCTCACATCTTCTATTTCACGTACATTGCAGATGTGGACATGCCCTCCTTTGGCATCTCTATGTAATCAGTGATATCGGGAAGCCTGATGATAATTGTAGGtgtgaaattatatatttatatttcagcCATtagaaggaatgaaattctgacaggtgctaccacatggatgaaccctAAAAACTTATGCTCAGTAAAATGAGCAGAtgaaaaaggacaaatattgtataattttaGTTTAAGGAGCCTAGAATAGGCACATGAACACTGTTAccagaggagggaagaaaggaataatTTTTTAGCATCCCAGAATATCTTAACAACTGTAACTGTGCTAATAATATCATGTTCCTATTGGTAGGGTGAGCAAGATCACATCTGGAAATATTTCACTGGAAGTTTATGTGCCctgctctttctttccttgttatAGTGAAAGAACAATTCTGAATTTTCATTGAATCAGTAGCTTGTTTTATTGGCTCATTTTGGAGGTGCTTGAATTTCTTAGTCCTTATCTTTTAGATTGTGCTTATTCTCTTAAAAAATGCTTGATTTCAgcgaaacagtcaaaaaaaaaacagtaagaaatgcCTGactttgaggtgcctgggtggctcagttaagtgtccaactcttgatttctgctcagtcaTGATGTTGGCTATGGTCGTGAGACTAAGCCCTGTGTGGGTGTCTGGGCTCAgctggagtctgcctgagattttccctctctctctgcccctcccccacttgtgtgaacactcacatgctctctctctttctctaaaaataaataaatcttaaagaaaggcttaacttctctgaagtaattaaaatgttttcttattttgtcttCAGAAATATTTAGTCACTTTGATTCTTGTGTCTAATACTTTGGTACATTGGAATGAattcttttgagtttttatatTGTGGTAAATATGTATAACATTTTAAGGGCCTACTTAGCTAGAGCAATGCCATCCcattaaacagtgattttgttgtttatgcagtaaaacttaaactgaccctgccccccacctcaaggaacttacttaaaagcaagtccgggaaaccagtcccaggtaacaaagcccaaatacaagggtgggtcaggccaggtggagacatccaatcagtggggcgcgcatactgtctccctagctaccaaggagtataggtcccgccttttgggtgccaattctgaccaaggtgataggctagttcaaatatctactagggtaaattgtaattcaactggtCACTCGTGTGTGACCTAgtatgactgtgcagctttctctgtgtgttgcaatctcactggccacctgtgtgtggccaggcccaaccacaaggcctttgctctataaaagttagttggtaaggcagggaggggtcgcctctttgtaagagagggtcccgaccggtcggtttgattctcgatgcttggcgcaaaatgaAGCTTTgattgaccttcactttgtatcagtctcgctcctttaatcacggacccattattgggggacctaacaaacataaaatttactatttcagacattttaaatgtacaatgCCATGGCATTAAGAACACTCACAATGTTAGAGGaccatcatcactatccatttcctgaatatttttatcatcccaaacagaaactctgtacctattaaaTGATAACTTTTTCTCCAACCAGCTTTCAGAAGGAACCTAACACCTTGCCATACAGccgatttcagacttctgaccttcaGACTGCAACagaatacatttgtgttgttttaagtggTTAAGTTTGTAACATATTACAATGACAATAGGAAACGAATACACAGCACATAGCTCAATTTGGGCTAATGATAACAACAATGCTTTCTGGATGTCTCCTCAGAAATATTATGGTTCTGTTGCAAGGAAACTCAAGGAGAGGCTATCAGGTTTTGTTTCTGACTTTGAAAGGCCTCTGTGGTGGAGCAGGCATCAGTGACCACCAGGAGAATAGATCTAATAGGAAAATACCATGACGTGGCAGAGTGAAATGCACTCCTCTGGTTCTGTGCCTGGACCTAAGCAATCCCTGAAGTTTTTGTTAGGACAGATCATTGTTTTTATCATTTGACCCTACTGGATTTGAGAATCTTGCCTTATTACAGCTGAAGGCATGCATCCTCACTAACTGAGTTTAAGCTTCTCAAATTTACCCAAAATATAAACTAATATAATCACATcaattttatagacaaggaaactgagtttAGAGTTGAAATAAATTGTCAAAGGCCACAAAGCTATGTTTTAGTGGAGGTAGGATTCAAACGCAGCTGGTCTGATTTCAAAATTCTTACCCTTAACCATTAGATCTCTGGTTTTATATATTCAAAGTCAGTCAGACTGTCTGGATTACacattatttctctctgtcaaattccAGCAGTGTAAGCCCAAAGCAGCTGACACA
The sequence above is a segment of the Meles meles chromosome 20, mMelMel3.1 paternal haplotype, whole genome shotgun sequence genome. Coding sequences within it:
- the LOC123933013 gene encoding olfactory receptor 7G1-like → MEPRNETDILEFLLLEVTEDPELQPLVFSLFLSVYLVTVIGNLLIILAVISDSHLHTPMYFFLSNLSFTDICLSTTTVPKMLMNIQTQNQSITYTGCLTQVCFVLVFASLDSCILSAMAYDRYVAICYPLRYTVIMNSRLCGLLILLSLFISIVDALMHSLMLLQLTFCTDLEIPLFFCEVVQVIKLACSDTLINNILIYFATSIFGGIPVCGIIFSYTQIVCSVLRMPSAGGKYKAFSTCWSHLSVVSLFYGTAFGVYISSALTTSFRNTAVVSMMYTVVPQMMNPFIYSLRNRDMKGALRKLINRTPSLL